In Chloroflexota bacterium, the following are encoded in one genomic region:
- a CDS encoding glycerate kinase, producing the protein MSMKGITARQREDMMAVLAAALKAVDPAQAVRNCVRREGTRLVVGDNAYDLDSFKRILVVGAGKASGPMAQALEEILESRLEGGVVNVKEGYAVDTRRIELIEAAHPVPDESGLRGTDRILRLAAEANADDLVFCLISGGGSALMELPAGEITLDDLQQLTDLLLRSGATINEVNTVRKHISQVKGGGLARAAAPATLIALILSDVVGNPLDFIASGPTVPDTTTFQDAWNLLGKFNLQDAIPQSVRAQLERGLNQSIPETPKEGDPIFARTASVLVGSNEIAARAALDAAQKLGYNALLVTTWVEGEAREVAKVMAGVAKGLIRHHSPLLPPACLIFGGETTVTVGGEGKGGRSQEMALAVSLALDGWENVAVMAVGTDGTDGPTDAAGGIADGTVAARARALNLDPLAYLDSNDSYHFLRQTDALLVTGPTNTNVNDLIFVYAFS; encoded by the coding sequence ATGTCGATGAAGGGTATCACAGCGCGACAGCGTGAAGACATGATGGCGGTGCTGGCGGCTGCTTTGAAGGCGGTGGATCCGGCGCAGGCGGTACGCAACTGCGTGCGCCGAGAGGGTACGCGCTTGGTAGTCGGAGACAACGCATATGATCTCGATTCTTTCAAACGAATTCTCGTCGTTGGCGCCGGCAAAGCCAGCGGGCCGATGGCGCAGGCGCTGGAAGAGATTCTTGAAAGCCGCTTAGAGGGCGGCGTGGTTAACGTCAAGGAGGGCTACGCCGTTGACACGCGACGGATCGAGCTGATCGAGGCCGCACATCCCGTGCCGGATGAGAGTGGCTTGCGCGGTACCGACCGCATTCTGCGGCTGGCGGCGGAGGCGAATGCAGACGACTTGGTTTTCTGCTTGATTTCCGGTGGTGGTTCGGCGCTCATGGAGTTGCCGGCGGGCGAAATCACGCTGGACGATCTTCAGCAACTTACCGACCTGCTGCTGCGCAGCGGCGCCACCATCAACGAGGTAAATACGGTCCGGAAACACATCTCCCAGGTGAAGGGCGGGGGGCTGGCGCGGGCGGCTGCCCCTGCCACGCTGATCGCCCTCATTCTCTCCGACGTGGTAGGGAATCCGCTCGACTTCATTGCTTCGGGTCCTACCGTCCCTGACACGACCACGTTCCAAGATGCGTGGAATCTGCTAGGGAAGTTCAACTTGCAGGACGCAATACCGCAGAGCGTGCGCGCGCAACTTGAGCGCGGCCTGAACCAATCCATACCGGAAACGCCCAAGGAAGGCGACCCAATCTTTGCGCGCACGGCAAGTGTGCTCGTTGGCAGTAACGAGATCGCGGCCCGTGCGGCATTGGACGCTGCACAGAAACTGGGGTATAATGCACTCCTAGTCACCACCTGGGTGGAAGGTGAGGCGCGTGAGGTGGCCAAGGTGATGGCTGGAGTTGCCAAGGGTCTGATTCGTCACCACTCTCCTCTCCTTCCGCCGGCGTGTCTTATCTTCGGTGGTGAAACCACGGTTACGGTGGGCGGTGAGGGCAAAGGCGGGCGCAGCCAAGAAATGGCGCTTGCCGTATCCCTTGCGCTCGACGGCTGGGAAAACGTGGCGGTGATGGCAGTGGGGACAGACGGCACCGACGGTCCCACCGACGCGGCCGGTGGCATTGCGGACGGGACGGTAGCTGCAAGGGCGCGAGCGCTCAACCTGGACCCACTTGCATACCTCGATTCCAACGACTCCTACCATTTCTTGCGGCAGACCGACGCCCTCTTGGTCACCGGGCCAACCAACACCAATGTGAATGACCTGATCTTTGTCTACGCCTTTAGCTAG
- a CDS encoding LysM peptidoglycan-binding domain-containing protein produces MELRNESYPPLDSSILPRAPAQRWHSVSRRSDLRPLSQGRSNRIFLALGIGVVVLLLGVGAVWLVSQVLASNGPAPAIQDTEVAPVTPVAPTTNAPTNAATAEVPAAPEFHVVQPGEVLTAIARKYNTTVEYLAELNNIENVDSIRVGQRLRLVPEEQ; encoded by the coding sequence ATGGAACTAAGAAACGAGTCCTACCCTCCACTTGATTCGTCAATTCTTCCCCGTGCTCCCGCGCAGCGCTGGCACTCGGTAAGCAGGCGCAGCGACCTGCGGCCCTTATCTCAAGGCCGCAGCAACAGGATATTTCTTGCTCTCGGTATCGGCGTCGTTGTGTTGCTGCTAGGGGTTGGCGCAGTGTGGCTCGTCAGTCAGGTCCTGGCGTCCAATGGTCCTGCGCCGGCCATACAAGACACCGAAGTTGCTCCCGTTACACCTGTTGCACCCACTACCAACGCCCCTACCAATGCGGCTACGGCGGAAGTACCTGCCGCGCCTGAATTCCATGTCGTGCAGCCGGGCGAGGTGCTGACTGCCATTGCGAGGAAGTATAATACGACTGTGGAATACTTAGCCGAATTGAATAACATTGAAAATGTTGACTCGATCCGGGTTGGTCAACGACTGCGACTCGTGCCGGAAGAGCAATAA
- a CDS encoding fused MFS/spermidine synthase, which yields MRGTWRAGTIVFIASFCTLVVELTAGRMVAPYLGVSLYTWTSVIGVMLAGISLGNYLGGRIGDRFPAVSTLGALFLLSSILTLTILPLTAIISGIAQDLPVHLMLKILFFTAVVFFLPSVFMGTITPVVVKLTLEDLSRTGGVVGRIYALSTVGAIAGTFATGFFLVSWFGTRTIILLVALLLLLVAVIFGNLWNRRLLLGGGALLLIGLSIYSYGREAYRLPFGWNYVRQMAQDAITLQPRGAFAAPCHVETNYFCIRVTEKKLEENVTQRRLVLDHLIHSYSILEDPTRLDYDYVKIYAELVRFIAGDRTDIRTFSIGGGGYTFPRYLEVVYPDAVIEVAEIDPAVTEIAHARMGLPRDTSVITYNEDARLVVKRLETEQYHAIIGDAFNDLSVPYHLTTREFAEIVRDLLTPDGYYMLNVVDTFEHGVFLPSLILTLEQVFPHVYLLAEGPGWEQEGRNTFVLVAGKQPLTEATLHTTVGDLLPDGPVSTILDPARLREYVDSRPAVILTDSYAPVDNMLAPVFAERG from the coding sequence ATGCGCGGAACTTGGCGGGCGGGCACAATTGTTTTCATAGCGAGTTTTTGCACTCTGGTCGTCGAGCTTACCGCGGGGCGCATGGTTGCCCCCTACCTGGGAGTCTCGCTGTACACCTGGACCAGCGTCATTGGCGTAATGCTGGCGGGTATCAGCCTCGGGAACTACTTGGGCGGGCGCATCGGCGATCGCTTTCCAGCGGTCTCTACGCTGGGCGCGCTCTTTCTCCTCTCCAGTATCCTTACGCTGACCATCCTGCCCCTGACAGCCATAATCTCCGGCATCGCGCAAGACCTCCCCGTGCACCTCATGCTGAAGATTCTCTTCTTCACTGCCGTCGTCTTCTTCTTGCCCAGCGTGTTCATGGGCACCATCACACCGGTCGTCGTTAAGCTGACGTTGGAAGACCTCAGTCGCACCGGCGGCGTCGTGGGACGCATCTATGCCCTCTCCACGGTCGGGGCCATTGCCGGAACATTTGCCACCGGATTTTTCCTGGTGTCGTGGTTCGGCACGCGCACAATCATCTTGCTGGTAGCGCTGCTGCTCCTGCTCGTGGCGGTGATTTTCGGCAACCTTTGGAACCGCCGCCTGCTCCTTGGGGGCGGGGCCCTGCTCCTCATCGGGCTGAGCATTTACAGCTATGGCCGCGAAGCCTACCGTCTGCCCTTCGGCTGGAATTATGTCCGGCAAATGGCGCAGGACGCCATTACGCTGCAACCCCGCGGCGCCTTCGCCGCCCCCTGCCACGTTGAAACCAACTACTTTTGCATCCGCGTCACTGAAAAGAAGCTCGAAGAAAACGTCACCCAGCGCCGCCTCGTGCTCGACCACCTCATCCACAGCTACAGCATCCTGGAAGACCCCACGCGCTTAGACTACGATTATGTCAAGATATATGCTGAACTTGTGCGGTTCATCGCCGGTGACCGCACAGACATACGTACCTTTTCCATTGGCGGTGGCGGTTACACCTTCCCCCGCTACTTGGAAGTGGTCTATCCCGATGCTGTGATCGAGGTGGCGGAGATCGATCCGGCGGTTACCGAAATCGCGCATGCGAGGATGGGACTCCCCCGCGATACGAGCGTCATCACGTACAACGAAGATGCTCGCCTTGTCGTAAAGCGTTTGGAAACCGAGCAATACCACGCCATCATCGGCGACGCCTTTAACGATCTCTCTGTGCCCTACCATTTGACGACGAGGGAGTTCGCGGAGATCGTGCGCGATCTCCTGACCCCCGACGGGTACTACATGCTAAACGTGGTGGACACCTTCGAGCACGGAGTCTTTCTGCCCTCGCTGATTCTGACCCTGGAGCAGGTGTTCCCCCATGTCTATCTGCTGGCAGAAGGTCCCGGCTGGGAACAAGAAGGACGCAATACCTTTGTGTTGGTCGCCGGCAAGCAGCCGCTCACAGAAGCAACGCTGCATACCACTGTGGGAGATTTGCTGCCGGATGGGCCGGTGAGCACGATACTCGACCCCGCACGCCTACGGGAGTACGTGGACAGCCGCCCCGCCGTCATACTCACCGACAGCTACGCGCCGGTGGACAACATGCTCGCGCCGGTCTTCGCCGAACGCGGGTAG